In the genome of Pongo pygmaeus isolate AG05252 chromosome 9, NHGRI_mPonPyg2-v2.0_pri, whole genome shotgun sequence, one region contains:
- the LOC129007973 gene encoding T-cell surface glycoprotein CD3 gamma chain isoform X2 has translation MKEGTGTLAQSIKGNHLVKVYDYQEDGSVLLTCDAEAKNITWFKDGKMIGFLTENKKKWNLGSNTKDPRGMYQCKGSQKKSKPLQVYYRMCQNCIELNAATISGFLFAEIISIFVLAVGVYFIAGQDGVRQSRASDKQTLLPNDQLYQPLKDREDDQYSHLQGNQLRRN, from the exons GTACTTTGGCTCAGTCAATCAAAG GAAACCACTTGGTTAAGGTGTATGACTATCAAGAAGATGGTTCGGTACTTCTGACTTGTGATGCGGAAGCCAAAAATATCACGTGGTTTAAAGATGGGAAGATGATAGGCTTcctaactgaaaataaaaaaaaatggaatctggGAAGTAATACCAAGGACCCTCGAGGGATGTATCAGTGTAAAGGATCACAGAAAAAGTCAAAACCACTCCAAGTGTATTACAGAA TGTGTCAGAACTGCATTGAACTAAATgcagccaccatatctggctttCTCTTTGCTGAAATCATCAGCATTTTCGTCCTTGCTGTTGGGGTCTACTTCATTGCTGGACAGGATGGAGTTCGCCAGTCGAGAG CTTCAGACAAGCAGACTCTGTTGCCCAATGACCAGCTCTACCAG CCCCTCAAGGATCGAGAAGATGACCAGTACAGCCACCTTCAAGGAAACCAATTGAGGAGGAATTGA
- the LOC129007973 gene encoding T-cell surface glycoprotein CD3 gamma chain isoform X1, whose product MEQGKGLAVLILAIILLQGTLAQSIKGNHLVKVYDYQEDGSVLLTCDAEAKNITWFKDGKMIGFLTENKKKWNLGSNTKDPRGMYQCKGSQKKSKPLQVYYRMCQNCIELNAATISGFLFAEIISIFVLAVGVYFIAGQDGVRQSRASDKQTLLPNDQLYQPLKDREDDQYSHLQGNQLRRN is encoded by the exons GTACTTTGGCTCAGTCAATCAAAG GAAACCACTTGGTTAAGGTGTATGACTATCAAGAAGATGGTTCGGTACTTCTGACTTGTGATGCGGAAGCCAAAAATATCACGTGGTTTAAAGATGGGAAGATGATAGGCTTcctaactgaaaataaaaaaaaatggaatctggGAAGTAATACCAAGGACCCTCGAGGGATGTATCAGTGTAAAGGATCACAGAAAAAGTCAAAACCACTCCAAGTGTATTACAGAA TGTGTCAGAACTGCATTGAACTAAATgcagccaccatatctggctttCTCTTTGCTGAAATCATCAGCATTTTCGTCCTTGCTGTTGGGGTCTACTTCATTGCTGGACAGGATGGAGTTCGCCAGTCGAGAG CTTCAGACAAGCAGACTCTGTTGCCCAATGACCAGCTCTACCAG CCCCTCAAGGATCGAGAAGATGACCAGTACAGCCACCTTCAAGGAAACCAATTGAGGAGGAATTGA